From the Quercus lobata isolate SW786 chromosome 6, ValleyOak3.0 Primary Assembly, whole genome shotgun sequence genome, one window contains:
- the LOC115995161 gene encoding protein transport protein SEC23: protein MDFIELEAIEGLRWSWNSWPASKSEATALLVPLSVMCTPLMQSTELPILSYDPLLCSQCGAVLNPYARLDYTSRIWFCPFCYKKNTFPRSYSGIGETNLPAELFPTYSTVEYSFFNPKLNGMSSPSSSMSLTSMSMASSFSSISSLSGLDSLRKVVGPAFVFVVDTCTAEEELGALKNELLLVVEQLPENALVGLVTFDSMVRVHDLGFSECSRVVLFHGEREVSSEQTQRFLGLTRTKQQYLGKTPVIQKQGFLLPVSECEFNITTAIEEIHSSPQVMPGHRPLRSTGTAILAALGLLEGCLVNTGSRIMVFTSGPATLGPGIVVDSDFRSTIRTHRDLINGHAPYYSKSSSFYKQVSPRLCDASIILDLFACSLDQVGAAELKDPVERSGGFMMLVESFESSQFRKCLRHIFSRDEEGNLKMYFDATIEIVTTKDLKICGALGPCVSLHKKNNLVSNNEIGEGGTYMWKLGTLTSKTCFSFFFQVNEEHKVQPGSAFSIQFITRYRHGNMGIRKRVTTVARRWVANNSPEIAAGFDQEAAASVMARLAIQRAEDCQARDVIRWLDDTLIRFASKFGDYVQEDPSSFRLSSNFSLYPQFMYYLRRSQFIDVFNSSPDETSFFRLMLNREGVVGSLIMIQPTLLQYSFDGPPIPVLLDVRSISPDVILLFDSYFHVVIHCGSKIAQWRKLGYDKDPNHENLRKLLEAPEVDAEQLIVDRVPVPKIIKCDQHSSQARFLLAKLNPSVTQNSTYTDGSDIIFTDDLSLQVFIDHLQALAVQG, encoded by the exons ATGGATTTCATCGAATTAGAGGCCATCGAAGGCCTCCGCTGGTCATGGAACTCATGGCCAGCATCGAAATCGGAAGCCACAGCTCTCCTAGTCCCTCTAAGCGTGATGTGCACGCCATTGATGCAATCCACAGAGCTCCCAATCCTCTCTTACGACCCTCTCCTCTGCTCTCAATGCGGCGCCGTGTTGAACCCATACGCTCGCCTCGACTACACCTCTCGCATTTGGTTCTGCCCCTTCTGCTACAAGAAAAACACGTTTCCGCGCTCTTACTCCGGCATCGGAGAAACCAATCTCCCCGCCGAGCTTTTCCCGACCTACAGTACCGTCGAGTACTCCTTCTTCAATCCCAAGCTGAACGGCATGTCGTCTCCGTCTTCGTCCATGTCGCTGACGTCCATGTCCATGGCGTCGTCGTTTTCGTCCATTTCGTCGCTGTCGGGTTTGGATTCTTTGAGGAAAGTAGTGGGGCCGGCGTTTGTGTTCGTGGTGGACACGTGTACGGCGGAGGAGGAGCTCGGGGCGCTTAAGAATGAGCTGTTGCTTGTTGTGGAGCAGTTGCCGGAGAACGCGCTTGTGGGGCTGGTTACTTTTGATTCCATGGTTCGTGTCCATGATCTTGGGTTTTCGGAGTGTTCGAGGGTTGTCTTGTTTCATGGAGAGCGCGAGGTTTCTTCGGAGCAG ACCCAACGGTTTCTGGGTCTTACTCGCACAAAGCAACAGTATCTTGGAAAGACGCCAGTTATCCAAAAGCAGGGGTTTTTGCTACCAGTATCTGAATGTGAGTTCAATATTACCACTGCAATAGAAGAGATCCATTCTTCACCACAGGTCATGCCAGGACATCGCCCTTTAAGGTCCACAGGAACAGCAATTTTAGCTGCACTTGGACTTTTAGAAGGATGCTTAGTGAATACAGGCTCTCGGATCATGGTCTTCACATCTGGACCAGCAACTTTAGGCCCAGGAATTGTCGTGGACTCAGACTTTAGGAGCACCATCAGAACTCACCGAGATCTTATTAATGGTCATGCACCTTACTATAGTAAATCTAGCAGCTTCTACAAGCAAGTATCACCGAGATTATGTGATGCATCTATTATTCTTGATTTGTTTGCTTGTTCTCTTGATCAAGTTGGAGCTGCAGAGCTAAAAGACCCTGTTGAGAGATCAGGTGGATTCATGATGCTAGTGGAGTCATTCGAGTCAAGTCAATTTAGAAAATGCTTGAGGCATATTTTTAGTCGTGATGAAGAGGGAAACTTGAAGATGTACTTTGATGCAACTATTGAGATAGTGACcacaaaagatttaaaaatatgtgGAGCCCTTGGACCTTGTGTTTCCCTTCATAAAAAGAACAATTTAGTGAGTAACAATGAGATTGGGGAGGGTGGTACCTATATGTGGAAGTTGGGTACACTCACTAGCAAAacatgcttttcttttttcttccaagtGAATGAAGAGCATAAGGTCCAGCCTGGATCTGCATTCTCCATACAGTTCATTACACGATATCGACATGGGAACATGGGAATCCGAAAAAGAGTGACAACTGTTGCTAGAAGATGGGTTGCAAACAACTCACCAGAAATCGCTGCAGGGTTCGATCAAGAAGCAGCAGCTTCAGTGATGGCAAGACTTGCTATTCAGCGAGCAGAGGATTGTCAAGCTCGGGATGTTATCAGATGGCTGGATGACACGCTGATCCGATTTGCTTCTAAGTTTGGAGACTATGTCCAAGAAGATCCTTCTTCCTTCCGCCTTTCATCCAACTTCTCACTTTATCCACAGTTCATGTACTACTTAAGGAGGTCACAGTTTATCGATGTATTCAACAGTTCTCCTGATGAAACTTCCTTCTTCCGGCTGATGCTGAACCGTGAGGGGGTGGTGGGTTCACTTATCATGATCCAACCTACACTTCTCCAATATTCCTTTGATGGGCCCCCAATTCCAGTTCTCCTAGATGTCCGCTCCATTTCTCCGGATGTTATTTTGCTGTTTGATTCTTATTTCCATGTGGTTATTCATTGTGGGTCCAAAATTGCTCAGTGGAGGAAACTTGGTTATGACAAGGACCCAAACCATGAGAATCTAAGAAAGCTATTAGAAGCTCCTGAGGTTGATGCAGAGCAGCTCATAGTTGATCGAGTTCCGGTGCCCAAGATTATAAAATGTGATCAGCATAGTAGTCAGGCAAGgtttcttcttgcaaagttgAATCCATCTGTTACTCAGAATTCAACATACACAGATGGATCGGATATTATTTTCACAGACGATTTGAGCTTGCAAGTTTTTATAGATCACTTGCAAGCCCTAGCAGTGCAGGGCTGA